The following nucleotide sequence is from Drosophila simulans strain w501 chromosome 3L, Prin_Dsim_3.1, whole genome shotgun sequence.
TAAAGAGGCAGATCCACGATGGTGATCATGTCCAGCGTGCAGCTGCCCACAGCCAAAACATGGCGCTTAggaggtggcggcggtggcggtggctccGGCGGCAGGTGAAGTACCTTCTTTACGGTTATGAACTCCTTAACAATTTGCTTTTTCATTGTGGAAACTTCTGAATTTCGACACTTGCCAAATGTGTTTGTAAGCAGATTGAAAAATCAAAGATATTTAAAGTGTTACTCATTTCGTTAACAAGGTGCAGATGCAATGTAATTACCAGGCCTAACTAGTACTCTCTGTCTGGCTTTAATTGTTTCGTTGGAAAgaagaataatatttaatcatgtgtatttttttcaaatcTCCAGATCATGAAGAACCTCTTGGGCACCCAGTTGGGATACCATTCCATGAAAATGATGTGCAGCATCCTCAATGATCGGGCTCTTTACGATGATGCCCACCTGTTGCGTGGGGCTGTGTTCCATCTAAACATGAACATCTTCGGCTCGAACATTATTTTCCAGGTTTCACCTATGACCTATGCAACGAATGTGCTGACAGCCTTCCTCCGGGTAAGCCTGAAATTCCCTACCTAAACCTGTAATGTAATCATTGGTTTTCCACAGGCACTTGACAGTCGTCAGGTGATCGTGACCTTCGAAGTCATCCTCAGCGTTCGCATGGTGATTACCAAGCGGCAGCTTTCTGAGATCATTTGGGATCTGATCTGCGAGATTATGTCCTCGATCGTTAGCAACATCGAGTATTACGAAGAAGTCAACATAAACAAGGATCGTCTGCATCACCTGCAGATCAATTTCCACGAGAACATCGACTGCATCGAGAAGCTGTTGCAGCAGGACCGATCCCAGATTCTGGGCAATGTGGAGCGCATCTACGATCTCATCGAGCGAGTGGCCGACCGACGCCCGGAGGCCTCCGTTCTCGCCCTAATCGAGTACCGATCACGACGGGTTACAGCAACGCGGCCAGATTGGCTGCAGGTGCTGGCCCAGTTCGTTCGCCGCTACTACCGCATGTCCAACGTAAACGTACGCATTAAGACGATCGAGGCTCTGGTGCGCATTATGGACCAGAACCGTGCCTGCTATGAAGAAGAGATCCTCAGTCGCGTGGTTCTGTCGCACCTTTCGCATATCCACCTGGAGTCCAGTGTGCAGGTGCGAGTGGCAGTGGCCCGGGCTCTTTCCAATTTTGCCACCCACTGCGACACGAAACGGTGCATGGATCTGCTGGACATCCTGGAGGCGCTCATCAACCGACCCTTTGAGCACACGCGACACGGATCCTCATCTGGAGACGGTACTCTGGCAGAAGTGACCGTTGGATTGGTCAACAACGAATCCGAGATCTCGGATATTATCGCCGCAGTTGATGGCTTGGTCAAAGTGTTTGCCATCAAGCTGCATCGACTGCCAGCGATCCATgctcttaaaatatttaacattctAATGGACCACATGGAACTGCACTACGAACGACCAAAGATTTTCGAACACATAAGTGTTGTGCGCTATAAAGTGAGTCAAAATGATCATATTGTCGCGAACCCTCGTGTACTGAAACGTTCTTGGTCTACATTTTTAGATATTTGCTTGGTTGCTTAAGGCCCGGGCCAACGGCTCCTACCATATTGGTTATCCGGAGGGCAGCAACGAAGTCGTGAAATTTAGTCCTTACCTGGGAATTGATTCACCGCTGTTGCCACAAGCCCACCCCACAGCGATATCCATACGACGAGTCTGCAAGCTGATAGTGAGGTGCCTGGAACACGACACCGATTATCAGGTGTTCCAGCTAGTCATCCGGGAACTGCCGAAGGTGCTGCAAAACAAGGCGCTGGTGCAGGGCAACGACATCGAGGAGCTGGCCAACACGCTCCTCAAGATCAACTTGgttagcaacaacaagttcAAGCGGCCCACCGACGAGTTCCACGCCCTCGTATTGCCCGCCATAGCTTCCTTGGTTATCTATCACGAAAGcctgcagccgcagcagcactACGGCATTATAACAGCTCTTAATTCGAGGGTACTTACTGGCATTGCCAGCGTCTGCATCAACACCATGACCATCCTTATACTTGAGATGCCGGAGGCGTTGATGCGAAAGCTACCGGACGTACTGCTCCAAATGAGCAAGATGTCGGACACGAATGCACTGGCCACTCCGGTTCTGGAATTTCTGTCGTGTGAGTAACTTAGATCGAAGATCTTTCCGAGTGACTTAATAATACTTTTCCCCTTTGTTTAGTGCTTATACATCTGTCCAAGCATCTCTTCGCAAACTTCACGTCCATGCACAACATGTACGTGTTTGCCATCACGCTGCCGTACACAAAACCGCATCGCTACGATCACTACACAGTTTCCTTGGCCCACCATGTCATCGCCGGATGGTTCCTCAAGTGTAAGCTGGAGCTGCGCAGGAACTGCGTTAACTACATCAAAAGCGTGGGTAtaacaaatttgcatttcgttaCTTGTACTGATTTGGTTTTACTTTCTCAGTCGATTCAGTCGAATGCCAAGATGTTGTCCAGCGACATTGTGAACCTTAACTCCTTAAACGAGGATTCATCCAATCGCAAGCGGAGCACCAGTCTAACGGAGCGCGGTAGTCGCAACAATGCCAATGCCTGGAACGATCTGGAGATGCGGCCGCAAATGAACAACGGTCTACGCAACTTCCACGCCGAACTGGCAGAGACGTGCTTTGATTTCTTGGCCCGACACACTTATTCGCCTTGTCCGTCGATGCCCAAGCGGTGAGTGTTATTGTATTACAACATATCTTAGCAGTTAAAGATGTTACCTTCCCTTTGCAGTCTTCCAGCGGCGGAATTCCTGCTGAAGGACGGCGTCTCGCAGACGTGGCTAGTGGGCAACAACCTGGTGACCATCACCACCTCCGGCTGTCCGTCGGCGCCCACGCGCAGTGGGCTTTGCGAACGATGTGCCCAACTGGGCAAGGCTCCCAGCATTAGTCTGAACTCGAAGAGCCTCAGTGATGCAGCTCCTCCACTTTCGCCAGAGCGGGAGAGACGATACACCAAGGTGAGCCTGCAGCACAGCAGCGGCAATGAGTCGGCTGGCAGCACGGAGctcacctcctcctcctcgtcgaaCTCAGCAGCCGCAGGTGGTCATCCACATCGACAGATCTCTAACAGTTCCACGGCATCGCTAGACGCGCTTTCCCGTCGGGGATCTAATCCCGAGGCCTTGGGCGGTGCCTTGGGCGAGGGGCCGCATACGGGGAGCAACACCTCACTCCTGGGAAACTCTTTGTCCCAATCCTCCGTCAGCATGAGCCCTTCGTCGGGATCCGTAGTGCAGCAGCCGGTTTGCGTGCGCGCCTGCACTGGCTGGGCGGAGGTGTTGGTTCGACGGCCCACGGGCAACATATCGTGGATAACCCGCATTCAGAACCCCATCACCAACGATTGCTTTGGCCAGGAGTTGCCGTTCAATAATGTGGTGTCCCTGTTTCTTCCCACTGCCCATGGCGGAGTTTTTGGACCGGACAATACCATTCAGGTCCCACCACATACGTTGGCTGATCCCGAACCGGAACCAGAACCAGAGGTTAATGCAGCAACGGCTCCTCAGGCAAGTGCACTGCGCAGTCGAATGGTTGCCAAGGCTCGTGCCCTTCAGCGACAGGAAGAAATTCACTCGGTCGGagggaatggaaatggcaacggcaacggtaatggtaatggtagTGGAAATGCTCCCAGCACTGGAGGTGCTGCTGCCATACCCATTCCGCGGGTCACAGCATCCGGAAAGCGTGGCAAGGAGGCCGCTCTCTGTGGAAGTGTGAGTGATGGCGAAGCCGACGACGACTCCCTGGCCTTTGAGGATGCTCAGAGTCGTGCACGAAATCCCGTCCGACGGGTAAATTCCAGCCCAGAGATGAGTTCCAGCTGGCGGCAGTCGTTCCTAACCAACAAGCCTACGCCACTGTCCCAGGAGCCCGTGAAAACCACCGCCGATGAACCGCAATCGCTGTTGACTTTGAAGAAGAAGACTGTTCAGTACAGCACCAAGGATATGCGTGTGAGCTGTGAGGCCATTCCGGAGGAGATAGCCGGCTCCACACCACCGTCGCAGGCCGCAGCCTTGGCCCTGCAGCCGGAAAGCGGCACCCTACCTCCCAAGCAGCACTCGGCGGACGATGTCAGCAGTCATGTGGCTGGAGGAAGCAACCTGCAAGCAGGAGGGTCCACGTTAAAGCTGGGTAAACCACCGCTGTCGCCCGGGCAACCGCCTTTGCTGGGCACTGGTCGAGTGACCAGTTTTGGAGGCACCTCTGTTCCGCAGCCCGGTGCACTGGCCAAATcgagcagcagtggcagcaatgGCACCAATGTTGGAGTGATAACCTCCGATTATGACAACGGCAACAATGGTAACGGAGACATGATGCGAGGTCGTTCGAAAACCATTTCGGTGGTGCGGGAGGTGAACAACGGAAATACGCGTCCGCCGCCGGCCAGCAGTTTCCGGAATTTCGGAGCCGCAAAGCCGCCCATCAACGCCAAGCTGTGCATGAACCCGAGCTTTATTTTCATGCAACTGTACACCACTGGCCAGCTGGGTGTCACAGATGAGCCACTGAAGGTGGGTCCGGAAAACAGCAGCGCTGTCTCCCTAATCGACTTGGTCCCACCGTTCGAGACGCACAAGATCGGCGTGCTGTACGTGGGCCAAGGGCAGTGCAACAACGAGGTGGAGATCTTGCGTAATTCGCACGGAAGTGCCAGGTATGTGGAATTCCTGCGTAATATCGGCACCCTGGTCAGTCTGAAGGAAGCTGAGCAGAACAATCTATTTATAATGCTGGATAGAAACGGAGCAGATGGCAAGTTTGCCTATATCTGGAAGGATGACATACTACAGGTGAATGGTTAGCCCCAACTGACTTACAAAGCGAGTATGTCCAATGTATTTTTCCTCGTAGGTTACGTTCCATGTCGCTACGCTGATGCCCACCAATCTGCAGGATGATCCCAACTGCAACGAGAAGAAGAGCCACATTGGCAATGACTTTGTGAAGATCATCTACAACGAAAGCGGCGAGGAGTACAATCTAAACACAATATCCGTAGGTTTTACAAGTCCAAGGAGTTCGAGCTGTTTGCTTGTGCCCAATCCACACTCAGTTTGAATAATATCTCTAGTTTCTTTTCTAATTGTAAAAAGCCAGATCTAATTCCATTTATTACTCTTCCAGGGCCAATTCAACTACGCCTGCGTAATCGTGGAGCCACTTGACCTGAACTCGAACAGGGTGTATGTGAAGGCGCGATCGGAGATTTCGAAATTCGTGTGCCACGCAGAATACCGGATAGTCTCCGATCGCAGTGCTCCTCTTTTGGCCCGACAGATGGCGCTGCACGCCAATGTGAGCATAGGATCTATTGCTAAGTACGGTTTTCATTAATTCCAATAAATTACAGCTCGCGTCGCTAGTCTACCAAAGTGTGCAGAAAAAGCATCCGTACGCATCGAATTGGCTGGAACGATTGCGCAAACTGAAGCGCCTGCGATCGAAGGTAAGATATAGTTGAGATTTAAAATGGGTTGATAAATATTAACCAATAAACAATCCTATAACCAGCTTATTGAGGGACTAAACAGCCAGCAAAAATCCGGAAGCGCCTCGAGCGGCATCGGAATCAACGCCTCAGCCATTGGTTCGGATATGGACGACCAGCGAGGTGACTTCATTAAATACACATAGACAACAACGAGAGGCTCCCAACTGGACAACTATTAAAAAAGAGCAGAGGACCTATAGACGCATCCTGCCATGATATCTCTTGATTTCCGATTTCAATATTACCTTAATGGCAAAGCAGGGGATTTAAGAACATCAAGTCTGTCCAGACCAACATAAGAAAATCTTTGCCTAATCAATGATCacgaaaataattataatataacaTAATGAATTTGACAAGTTTATAAAATTTGTGAGAATACATAAGCGCTGTTCATTTCCAATCCGATTGCATTTTTGGGTAAAGGATTTTTTAACTATTTCGAGAGATGTCATCATTTTAtcatataaatcaaaaaaatgttttacataTTCTTTAAAGCATTCTTAATTGAGCGTGATGCACGTATTAGTTTATTCTGTTTAacaatcaaaaatgtttaaagcaatttgcaatttttgttgcCAGGCTTTTATCTTAATAAATTCCTTCAATGTGACTTAATCTAAGCTAGAATTAAACCAATATTTACTTGGTTAAGCTAAGCTGTGAAATATGTTCGTAGCCGAATCCAGTGATTTTGTGACTGGCGACTCGGTTGGCAAAGTCAACAGCCTCCGCTAGACTTCGTCGAGCCTCGAGGGTGGCGTAGATGAATCCCGCCATGAAACTGTCCCCGGCTCCCAGCGTGTCCACCACCTTATCCTGTTTATAGGATGACATTTCATAGTAGTTCCCATTGGCATCCAAAGCTCCAGCTCCGGCGCTTCCCCAGGGACAAATGAAGACAGGTTTCGGACCACCTCCTGGAATTTTGGAGGCCAACTCCTCACACGACTGCCGCGGTGTCTTCCAGCCCAACTGACCAGCCAGCTCCTTGGAGAAGACCACAAAATCGCAGGGCGCACACAGTTCCTGGTTCTGTTCATACCTCGTTTCGAAGTCCAACGAGATAATGATGCCTTGACCGGTCCTTTGGTTGTACTCCCGGATGCTTTGCATCATCTTTAAGGTGTGCGTCGTGTTGCGAGCCTCGAAGTGTACCCATCCATACTGCGAAAGGTTTATTTTGCTGAAGTCCTCATAGGTGGTCTGCGGGTAGTCCTTATTGCAGTGGATAATAGTGCGGGTGCCGGAATCCTGAGCCAGGATCACCGAGGAGAAGGGCGGATCCCTGTCCGTAAAGGGACAGTCATTCGTTCCGATTTCCCGCTTCGAGAGATCGTCGAGAAGCACTCGGAATCCATCCGACCTGCTGAGCATTCCAAAGAAGTCCACCTTGCACCCAAGAACCCGGAGCACAGTACTCACATTAGAGGCGTTTCCGCCACGTTGCCAGAATCCGTCCAGGCAACGCCGATCGGTGTCCTCCTTGGGATAGCTCCCGTTGATGGTCACGAAGTCAATCACCGTGCAGCCCACGCAAAGTACGGATTTCACTGGGCTCATCTTAGTCGGGTATTTTGTTcactaaaaaattatttactttCTATACATTTATGAGGTCGTTTTAATGTTTGAATAAATTGTTCTGTCTTGTTACTTAGTACAAATAAAGTGagtataattaatatttcatatattctaaataatttttacTGAAAATCTGTCATTTCCTTGCTTAACttaaaattagtaatattaattttggaGCTGTGCAGTCAATGATATTGTGTGCCGGCTATTTTGTTCTAGTTTTTCAGCTCAATCTaatcaaaaattcgattttcacCTGCTTTGCACTTTATTTGTCGATCGAGTTTTacagctgtttttgtttttaacttttcttatcgcacatatgtatgtacatatgtatgtatgtagagAGAGAATCTAATTAAGCGCTCGCTCAAAACAGTGAACACTCGATAATATGGCAAGAGTTAACTAAATATTCGACCTTCATTCAAAATACTGAACTGGATTTTAATGTGTAATTTTGAGCAAACCTGATTTACTGTTTTAGCAGTATACGTTTTCCATTGGTATACTGCTAAAACAGTTTACATGATTATACAGCTCATTATATGTGAAGATGTTAATTTGAAGTCCCATGAATTTCTAATGAATATTGCTGATTAGCCAGTTTTAGTATTTCGTGGTTAACTTTATCGAGATAGCACTGTATTAATCAGTCTCAGCCGCTGATCGCGCTCTTCGGTCATAGACAGTGTGACCGATGAGCGGAAACATTATAATattgcttaattttttaaaaatcactGTAAGAAAATGGGATATCTACTTCTAACCCTTACTCAAAATGTACCAAcctaattaaatcaaatattaaacgTATGCTTTACATGGTTAAATTGTATTCAATAGTTTAtctaaagaaaaataaatttagttttgaaAAGTAAATCATGGTAGCCTGATTAAATTCTTGCCAATacaaaaccaattaaaaacgaaactaaTTTTAGGTGTGCGACAACTTTTCCAATTAGACGGATATCACAATAGGAGTTCAGTGGCGTCGAAGTTTACCATagatattataataatttaccCGGGGTGTTTTGGTCCCATTCCAGCGAAACTTAGTCAAGCCGCAGACGCACACCGTGCAACATGACGGGGCACAAATTAAAGGATGCCACGGCAAATGTCCCGACTAGACGCACATACAGCGCACAACAGACACATGTGGCAGCTTCGTCAAGTTGCACAGTGAGTTCAGCTCAGTCAGCGGAAAAGCCTGTCACCCAGAAGGGAGGATTGATGGCTCATGACTGTGTGACTGCCAGGCCAGTGGCTACGAAATAAATGaacatttaatttcgtttacAAATCTAGGTAAGCCACAGCTGACCTCTTTCGAAATCACGTGTTGAGTTTCAAAAACTGGCTTTGAATGGTCGGAAATTACTCAAAGAGCATAGTAAATACATAACAAATACCAAACCAAATTCAAAGCCTTCTCTCGTGGAAATCAAGTGCTATTAGCTACTTAATCATACTCgaatattgctcatacgcaccgtgtAAAATGAGGCAAGGCAGCAAGGTAAGTACAAATAAGCAAGGTAAACTTAAGAGAAagtaattttcataatttaaggTACTCAGCACGCCGTGTTACGCCCACCTTACCCCTATTTTAAAGTGCCTTCTGTGGCGTGGAGGCCGACTTAAAGCGGACACagccaaattttcaaattaatgtAAAGCGTGTCGGGCCTGGCCTAAATACACTACCCTTCCCCAAGCCGACGACGACTCGGTTGATGCCACAAATCGATAGCTTAACATTTGGCTGGGCCCTTTGGCCGGGGTAAACACCTTCTTGGGTACCCATTTTGCGGCACAGAATTATGGCCGGAAATTGCCTTAAAGTGTCAATCAGTGTAAACGTTCTTAAtaggtatttatttttgccattttaattaccCCGCCCCCCCGGCGAAGTCACTCCCACCCACACCTTTGTCGGCGGACAACGAACTGATGAAAATGCCTGATGATGCCTTAATTACGTTCCCGAGAAAAAGAACTCATTTCCGAGTGAATTTTTCATTCAGCATTTTCGGGCTGTTATTGCAGATTATTTACAATCGATGGCAAGGTGATCTGTTGACAAGAAACACGTGACTTACTATATTAGGCTTTTAACTACGGATTatgctttttaaatatttaacacttTAAAACCTAGTTACTGATATTCTATTTAtataaaagttttcaaaataagAATTAAAGAAAATCAGAAAGTACTGAACAAGTATTGAGCATGCAATTGCTGCGTGATAGCTTTGATCTATTTCCTATTGGttttccaaattgaatttaatattttaatctgCACAGTAGATATCTGAAGCTATTCAATGTTGGTTTTGCTAGGCAGGGCC
It contains:
- the LOC6738795 gene encoding ketohexokinase isoform X3, with product MMQSIREYNQRTGQGIIISLDFETRYEQNQELCAPCDFVVFSKELAGQLGWKTPRQSCEELASKIPGGGPKPVFICPWGSAGAGALDANGNYYEMSSYKQDKVVDTLGAGDSFMAGFIYATLEARRSLAEAVDFANRVASHKITGFGYEHISQLSLTK
- the LOC6738795 gene encoding ketohexokinase isoform X1, which encodes MSPVKSVLCVGCTVIDFVTINGSYPKEDTDRRCLDGFWQRGGNASNVSTVLRVLGCKVDFFGMLSRSDGFRVLLDDLSKREIGTNDCPFTDRDPPFSSVILAQDSGTRTIIHCNKDYPQTTYEDFSKINLSQYGWVHFEARNTTHTLKMMQSIREYNQRTGQGIIISLDFETRYEQNQELCAPCDFVVFSKELAGQLGWKTPRQSCEELASKIPGGGPKPVFICPWGSAGAGALDANGNYYEMSSYKQDKVVDTLGAGDSFMAGFIYATLEARRSLAEAVDFANRVASHKITGFGYEHISQLSLTK
- the LOC6738792 gene encoding tuberin; the protein is MNSKDKSKFKSFIKSLPAGYVGERTLRPEFERELRPEQPVAQRCRMLKELGDMQLHNFNLDETAITILFNLTNDLIVPNKPAETRQIALSFYKRLIYTQYKNLTIMREKFFLVIQNHEAREDLRHLLELLDTLTDNGKDITNFEEKIGKFMLLWIPAITEANLLTPYLDILVNLIKFNAAHLDKDILVGIVQNACDLSCSVTVNEIGLQCLTILEMVIGYTIFPSEPLPQCITTLCRTVNHAPYCPSSFKIMKNLLGTQLGYHSMKMMCSILNDRALYDDAHLLRGAVFHLNMNIFGSNIIFQVSPMTYATNVLTAFLRALDSRQVIVTFEVILSVRMVITKRQLSEIIWDLICEIMSSIVSNIEYYEEVNINKDRLHHLQINFHENIDCIEKLLQQDRSQILGNVERIYDLIERVADRRPEASVLALIEYRSRRVTATRPDWLQVLAQFVRRYYRMSNVNVRIKTIEALVRIMDQNRACYEEEILSRVVLSHLSHIHLESSVQVRVAVARALSNFATHCDTKRCMDLLDILEALINRPFEHTRHGSSSGDGTLAEVTVGLVNNESEISDIIAAVDGLVKVFAIKLHRLPAIHALKIFNILMDHMELHYERPKIFEHISVVRYKIFAWLLKARANGSYHIGYPEGSNEVVKFSPYLGIDSPLLPQAHPTAISIRRVCKLIVRCLEHDTDYQVFQLVIRELPKVLQNKALVQGNDIEELANTLLKINLVSNNKFKRPTDEFHALVLPAIASLVIYHESLQPQQHYGIITALNSRVLTGIASVCINTMTILILEMPEALMRKLPDVLLQMSKMSDTNALATPVLEFLSLLIHLSKHLFANFTSMHNMYVFAITLPYTKPHRYDHYTVSLAHHVIAGWFLKCKLELRRNCVNYIKSSIQSNAKMLSSDIVNLNSLNEDSSNRKRSTSLTERGSRNNANAWNDLEMRPQMNNGLRNFHAELAETCFDFLARHTYSPCPSMPKRLPAAEFLLKDGVSQTWLVGNNLVTITTSGCPSAPTRSGLCERCAQLGKAPSISLNSKSLSDAAPPLSPERERRYTKVSLQHSSGNESAGSTELTSSSSSNSAAAGGHPHRQISNSSTASLDALSRRGSNPEALGGALGEGPHTGSNTSLLGNSLSQSSVSMSPSSGSVVQQPVCVRACTGWAEVLVRRPTGNISWITRIQNPITNDCFGQELPFNNVVSLFLPTAHGGVFGPDNTIQVPPHTLADPEPEPEPEVNAATAPQASALRSRMVAKARALQRQEEIHSVGGNGNGNGNGNGNGSGNAPSTGGAAAIPIPRVTASGKRGKEAALCGSVSDGEADDDSLAFEDAQSRARNPVRRVNSSPEMSSSWRQSFLTNKPTPLSQEPVKTTADEPQSLLTLKKKTVQYSTKDMRVSCEAIPEEIAGSTPPSQAAALALQPESGTLPPKQHSADDVSSHVAGGSNLQAGGSTLKLGKPPLSPGQPPLLGTGRVTSFGGTSVPQPGALAKSSSSGSNGTNVGVITSDYDNGNNGNGDMMRGRSKTISVVREVNNGNTRPPPASSFRNFGAAKPPINAKLCMNPSFIFMQLYTTGQLGVTDEPLKVGPENSSAVSLIDLVPPFETHKIGVLYVGQGQCNNEVEILRNSHGSARYVEFLRNIGTLVSLKEAEQNNLFIMLDRNGADGKFAYIWKDDILQVTFHVATLMPTNLQDDPNCNEKKSHIGNDFVKIIYNESGEEYNLNTISGQFNYACVIVEPLDLNSNRVYVKARSEISKFVCHAEYRIVSDRSAPLLARQMALHANLASLVYQSVQKKHPYASNWLERLRKLKRLRSKLIEGLNSQQKSGSASSGIGINASAIGSDMDDQRGDFIKYT
- the LOC6738795 gene encoding ketohexokinase isoform X2, with translation MSDGFRVLLDDLSKREIGTNDCPFTDRDPPFSSVILAQDSGTRTIIHCNKDYPQTTYEDFSKINLSQYGWVHFEARNTTHTLKMMQSIREYNQRTGQGIIISLDFETRYEQNQELCAPCDFVVFSKELAGQLGWKTPRQSCEELASKIPGGGPKPVFICPWGSAGAGALDANGNYYEMSSYKQDKVVDTLGAGDSFMAGFIYATLEARRSLAEAVDFANRVASHKITGFGYEHISQLSLTK